The following coding sequences lie in one Arachis hypogaea cultivar Tifrunner chromosome 9, arahy.Tifrunner.gnm2.J5K5, whole genome shotgun sequence genomic window:
- the LOC112710662 gene encoding mitochondrial inner membrane protease ATP23 isoform X2, which produces MAQEPSSPGGSLGVKSVDEVQAMIQKSLQLPKVKFLRQRMAEAGCAVKDNFFRAVVCQGRKGMAYFAPAHGIFVCSNHVTFQDEVNQLIIHELIHAYDDCRAVNLHWNNCAHQACSEIRAGHLSGDCHFMRELLRGHFKLRGHEPTGSKNARHRELITKRDNLNSNGYIAPNRPNYSIAGSPLT; this is translated from the exons atggCACAGGAGCCTTCTTCCCCTGGTGGTTCTTTGGGAGTCAAATCGGTCGACGAAGTTCAAGCTATGATTCAAAAGAGTCTTCAAC TTCCAAAGGTGAAGTTCTTGAGGCAACGCATGGCAGAAGCTGGCTGTGCTGTGAAGGACAATTTCTTCAGAGCTGTTGTTTGCCAAGGGAGGAAAGGCATGGCTTATTTTGCTCCTGCTCACGGG ATATTTGTGTGCAGCAACCATGTGACATTTCAAGATGAGGTCAACCAGTTGATAATTCATGAGCTAATTCATGCATATGATGACTGTCGTGCTGTCAATTTACATTGGAATAATTGTGCTCACCAAGCTTGTAGTGAG ATACGAGCTGGTCATTTAAGCGGTGATTGTCATTTCATGCGGGAACTACTTCGTGGTCATTTCAAATTGCGAGGGCATGAACCG ACGGGGTCGAAAAATGCAAGGCATAGGGAGTTAATTACCAAGAGGGATAATTTGAATTCGAATGGATATATTGCTCCTAACAGACCTAACTACAGTATTGCTGGTTCTCCTTTGACTTAG
- the LOC112710662 gene encoding mitochondrial inner membrane protease ATP23 isoform X1, with the protein MAQEPSSPGGSLGVKSVDEVQAMIQKSLQLPKVKFLRQRMAEAGCAVKDNFFRAVVCQGRKGMAYFAPAHGIFVCSNHVTFQDEVNQLIIHELIHAYDDCRAVNLHWNNCAHQACSEIRAGHLSGDCHFMRELLRGHFKLRGHEPECIRRRVLLSLFSNPNCVGSAAKDSMEDVWDICYNDTQPFDKAP; encoded by the exons atggCACAGGAGCCTTCTTCCCCTGGTGGTTCTTTGGGAGTCAAATCGGTCGACGAAGTTCAAGCTATGATTCAAAAGAGTCTTCAAC TTCCAAAGGTGAAGTTCTTGAGGCAACGCATGGCAGAAGCTGGCTGTGCTGTGAAGGACAATTTCTTCAGAGCTGTTGTTTGCCAAGGGAGGAAAGGCATGGCTTATTTTGCTCCTGCTCACGGG ATATTTGTGTGCAGCAACCATGTGACATTTCAAGATGAGGTCAACCAGTTGATAATTCATGAGCTAATTCATGCATATGATGACTGTCGTGCTGTCAATTTACATTGGAATAATTGTGCTCACCAAGCTTGTAGTGAG ATACGAGCTGGTCATTTAAGCGGTGATTGTCATTTCATGCGGGAACTACTTCGTGGTCATTTCAAATTGCGAGGGCATGAACCG GAGTGTATTAGAAGAAGAGTCTTGTTATCTTTGTTTTCAAACCCCAATTGTGTTGGTTCAGCTGCCAAGGATTCAATGGAAGATGTATGGGATATTTGTTACAATGACACACAGCCATTTGATAAAGCTCCATAA